ATTCTTTAGTTTCCTATTAGGTATAACTGTGGACATGTTTGAAGATTCTGGAGGAATGCATGCCTGCGCATGTCTGCTAATGGCATACGTAAGGCCACTTATCCTAAGGTTCTCATTTGGTTTAAGTTACGATTACCAAACCTTAAAATTCAGCAAAACACCATTTGGGTCAAGACTTACGTACATTACCCTAATGGTACTTGTACATCATTTAACACTATTTTCTTTGGAAATTTTCAATGCTTCCCATATACTAAGCATATTGAAAAACACGTTGTTTTCAGGAGTATTTAGCATACTCGTCATAATTATAACAACAACACTTTTTAGCAAAAAAAGAACTTGAGAAAACTCTTACTATTTAGCATCATAATCATAACAGGTTTCGTTTTTTTAGGACGATTATTTTACCTGCAAATTTTCGATGATTCATTTCAGGCACTTTCGGCAAACAATGCGTTAAAGGTTGTTTATGATTACCCACAACGCGGTTATATCTTTGATCGGGACGGAAAGCTATTAGTAGCCAACCAGCCATCTTATGATGTTATGGTTATCCCTAGAAATGTAAAACCTTTTGACACACTAGAGCTTTGTAATATTTTAAGTATTACAAAAGATCAACTTGAAGAACGCCTTACAAAAGCTAAAATTTGGTCTCCTAGATTATCTTCGGTAGTCGTACCTCAACTCACCAAGAAAGAATATGCTTTTCTTCAGGAAAAAATGAGGAAATTTACGGGGTTCTATATTCAAAAACGTTCACTTAGAGATTACAAAATAGATGATGCAGCTAATGTTTTAGGATATATTGCAGAGGTTAATAATGGTGACATAAAGAAAAACCCATATTACCAATCTGGAGATTTAATAGGGAAACAAGGTGTAGAGGAACAATACGAAGAAATTTTACGCGGAAAAAAGGGTGTAAAATATATTCAGAAGGATAGGTTTAATAGAGATATTGGGCCTTACAAAGAAGGCGTATATGACACGTTACCTGTAAAAGGTAAAGACCTAACTATTACTATAGACTCTAAGTTACAAGACTATGCAGAACAACTCATGGTCAATAAAAGAGGTGGCATTGTGGCTATCGAGCCTTCTACTGGTGAGATATTAGCTCTAGTTACTGCTCCAAACTACGATCCTTCTATGCTAGTGGGAAGAAAACGATCTAGAAATTACACCAAACTATATTACGACAGCATATCTAAACCATTGTTTGACAGAGGCTTGCAAGGAGAGTATCCGCCAGGCTCACCTTTTAAAGCTTTAACAGCGCTTATTGGCTTAGAAGAAAATGTGGTTGACACTAAAGAACGTTTTAGCTGTCATATGGGGTACTCTTATGGTAAACGTGGCCATATGGGTTGCCACAGTCATGCATCTCCTCTATCTATGATACCTGGAATTGCAAATTCTTGCAATGCATATTTTGCGAATGTTTATCGAAGAACTATTGAAAAGTATGATACACCACAAGAAGGCATAGATCGATGGAAGAAACATTTGTCAAGTTTTGGTTTAGGAAATTACTTAGGAACAGATCTTCCAATAGGAAAAAAAGGATTAGTACCAGATTCAGATTTTTATAATCGTGCCTATAGGTATCCTACCTACAAATGGTATGCTACAGCAACACTATCTAATGCAATTGGGCAAGGTGAAGTACTAATGAGTCCTATACAGTTAGCCAATATGATGGCTGCCATTGCTAATAGAGGTTGGTTTTACACGCCACATATACTTAAAGAGGTAAATGGAAAACCAATTGAAGATAGCAACTACACAGAAAAAAAATACACCACAGTTTCACCAGAGAATTTTGAACCGGTTATTGAAGGTTTACATGATGTATATAACTACGGAACTGCTAATTTTCTTAAAGTTCCAGGAATTGAAATCTGCGGAAAAACAGGAACTGCTGAGAATTTTACAAAAATTGATGGTAAGAAAACTCAACTAACAGATCATAGTGTATTTATCGCATTTGCACCTAAAGAAAACCCTAAAATAGCCTTAGCTATTCTCGTTGAAAATGGATATTGGGGCGCACGCTATGCTGGTAGAATAGCAAGTTTACTTATCGAAAAGTATTTGAAAGGTGAAATTACAAGAACCGATTTAGAGAAGTGGGTTTTAGAAAATAGTTTGCAGGATGAGTATGCAAAACCAGTTAGTGGAGAACCTTTTAAAATAAATCAGTAATGCTTAGAAGTATCGCTAATTTTGATTGGATTACAATACTCATATTCTTTGTACTTGTTGGTTTTGGTTGGGGAAATATTTACTCCGCATCCCTAAGTGACGCTGCCACTGGTTATTTGGACTTAGGGCAACCATACGGCAAACAACTCTTATTTATAATTCTTAGTGTATTTCTTATCATAATCATGTTAAGTATAGAGGCTAAGTTTTATGAGAAGTTTTCTGGCGTTATTTATATAATAGCACTACTCTCTTTAATTGGATTATTTGTTTTTGGTAAAACCATATCTGGAGCTACCTCTTGGTATAGTTTCGGTAGTTTCAGCTTACAACCAAGTGAGTTTGCCAAAGCTGCAACAGCATTAGCACTCGCTAAATATATTAGTGATATTGAAACTAATGTAAAGAACATAAAACACCAATTAAAGGCTTTTGTAATTATTGCTTTGCCGGCTTTAATTATTATACCACAACCAGACCCTGGCAGTGCTTTGGTATACGCAGCATTTTTCTTCCCTTTATATAGAGAAGGATTAAGTGGTGTTTATTTAGCCGTTGGTATTTCTGCAATAACTTTATTTGTAACCACATTGCTAATAGGACCATTAATGGTTTCTATCTGTACAGCAACCCTTTTAATTTTAATCTTTTTATTTAATAGAAAACGAAAGCCAAAACTTTCTCATTACTTAGGTTTGCTCATTATTTCTGTAGGGCTAGCTTATTCTGTAAGCTACATTTTTAATAACGTATTTGAACAACGTCATAGAGACCGTTTTAATATTGTATTAGGAAAAGAAGTAGACAGTAAGGGTATTGGTTACAATACCAACCAAAGTGAAATTGCTATAGGTAGCGGAAGTTGGTTTGGTCGTGGTTGGACAGAAGGCACACAAACAAAAGGAAACTTTGTTCCAGAGCAACATACAGATTATATTTTTAGTACTGTTGGTGAAGAATGGGGATTTTTAGGAAGCACCTTAGTTGTTGTATTATTTGTTGCGCTTTTACTGCGGATAATTTACTTAGCAGAACGGCAGAAAAGACAATTTAATCGAATTTATGGCTATAGCGTAGCCGGTATTTTATTTGTTCACTTTTTGGTTAATATTGGTATGGTTACTGGCATATTTCCTACAGTTGGTATACCTCTTCCTTTTTTTAGCTATGGTGGTAGTGGTCTTTGGGGTTTCACAATTTTACTTTTTATATTTATTAAATTAGATTCAGAACGACTTACATTTTGGTCTTAACTATTTTCTCTACATCTAATATTATAAATAAAATCCAAAAAAAATACCCGACTTGTTAAAGCCGAGTATTTTACTCTTTTAGTATAGGTATTACAATCTAAGATTAGTTTTTAAAACTACCTGGAGGATATCTTTCAATAATTTCCTTTACTATTTCTTTAATACGCTCTTCTTTACGTTCAATATTATTTGAGGTAACTAAAGCTGCAGAGCCCATACCTTGCCATACTAACTCTTTACGATCTGCATCTATAAAATCTATATACAAAGTACCTTCTGTGGTAGAGCTAACAGTGTTGTAACCTGTACCCCAATAAAATGGTTGCCATCCCCAACCATACCAGCCACCATAGCCTAAGTTATTATTATAAATGTTTACATTTTCCTTAGTCTTTGTAAATATGCTTACAAGCATATTAGGATTTTCAGATTTAGCAAAGCCTTTAGCAGTAAGCTCAGCTTCAATAGCACGTAAAATACGTTTCTTGTCTATATCATTAATTTCAGCCTTATCAATACCAGGCTTAAAGAAGGCAAAAGTGTTGTAAGAGTCGAAGTTTGCATCTTTATCATAATCTGCAGCAACACGAACACTGCTACAAGATGATAATACTAATACAAAGACTCCTAAAACTAATAGTTTAAATGAGTTCATAATGGTAATGTTTTTAATAGTGATATTTATAACGAATTAAGCAAATGATCGTCTACTAAATTTGGCAATGTAACTTTAAGGTTTGGTTCACTTTCCATAGCTCGTTTTATAGCAAAAATCGCTTCATCATTACGAGCCCAAGATCGTCTTGCAATCCCATTATTAACATCCCAAAATAACATAGAACGTAACCTATTTGCAGCCTCCTTACTACCATCAAGAAGCATACCAAAGCCACCATTAACAACTTCTCCCCAACCTACACCACCACCATTATGGATACTAACCCAAGTGGCTCCTCTAAAACTATCTCCAATTACATTATGTATAGCCATATCTGCTGTGAAGCGACTACCATCATATATATTCGAGGTTTCACGATACGGTGAATCTGTCCCAGAAACATCATGATGATCTCTTCCTAAAATAACTGGACCAATTTCGCCATTGTTAATTGCAGTATTAAAAGCTTCTGCTATTTTCATACGGCCATTGGCATCTGCATATAAAATTCTGGCTTGAGATCCCACAACTAATTTATTCTTCTGAGCACCTTTTATCCAAGTAATATTATCTTGCATTTGTTGCTGTATTTCTTTTGGAGCCTCTTTCATTAATTGCTCTAAAACTTTAGTTGCAATTGCATCTGTTTTTTGAAGATCTTCTGACTTTCCTGAAGCACAAACCCAACGAAATGGTCCAAAACCATAATCGAAGCACATTGGCCCCATTATATCTTGAACGTAACTCGGGTATTTAAATTCTTTATTAGCTTCAGTTGACATGACATCTGCTCCTGCTCTAGAAGCTTCAAGTAAAAATGCATTGCCATAATCAAAGAAATATGTTCCTTTCTCTGTGTGTTTATTAATTGCTTTAGCTTGTCTTTTAAGGCTTTCTTGAACTTTCTCCTTAAAAGCCTCTGGTTTATTAGCCATTAAATTGTTAGCTTCTTCGTAAGTTAAACCAACTGGATAGTAGCCACCAGCCCAAGGATTGTGTAGGGAAGTTTGATCGCTTCCTAAATCTATAGTAATATTTTCTTTATCAAAATGCTCCCAAACTTCAACTATATTTCCTTGATATGCTATAGATACCGTTTCCTTGTTTTGCTTTGCTTTTACAACACGTTGAGATAATGTATTTAAATCATCTATTACTTCATCTACCCAACCTTGCGAATGCCTTGTATATGTTGCTTTTGGATTAACTTCTGCACAAACTGTTATACATCCTGCAATATTACCTGCTTTAGGTTGCGCACCACTCATTCCTCCTAAACCAGATGTAACAAATAAACCACCTTTGGTTTCTTTATTTATTTTTCTGAAGCCATTAAGTACTGTAATGGTTGTACCGTGAACAATACCTTGAGGACCAATATACATATAACTTCCTGCCGTCATTTGACCATATTGCGTAACGCCTAATGCATTAAACTTTTCCCAGTCATCTGGTTGCGAGTAATTAGGGATCATCATACCATTGGTAACTACAACACGTGGTGCTTCTTTATGAGAGGGAAACAATCCTAACGGATGCCCAGAATACATTACCAAAGTTTGCTCATTATTCATAGTTGCCAGATACTGCATGACTAACCTATATTGTGCCCAGTTTTGAAATACCGCACCATTACCACCATAAGTAATTAATTCGTGTGGATGTTGTGCTACTGCGTGGTCTAGGTTGTTTTGTATCATTAACATTAAACCCTTTGCTTGCTCACTCTCACCTGGATACTCTTCTATCGGTCTTGCGTAAATCTTATAATCTGGACGAAACCTATACATGTAAATACGACCATATTTCTCTAACTCTTGTTTAAACTCAGGAAGCAGTGTTTTATGATGTTTGGCTTCAAAATAACGAAGGGCATTTTTAAGAGCTAACTTTTCCTCTTCTGCAGTAAGAATTTTTTTTCGTTTTGGTGC
This region of Croceibacter atlanticus HTCC2559 genomic DNA includes:
- the mrdA gene encoding penicillin-binding protein 2 yields the protein MRKLLLFSIIIITGFVFLGRLFYLQIFDDSFQALSANNALKVVYDYPQRGYIFDRDGKLLVANQPSYDVMVIPRNVKPFDTLELCNILSITKDQLEERLTKAKIWSPRLSSVVVPQLTKKEYAFLQEKMRKFTGFYIQKRSLRDYKIDDAANVLGYIAEVNNGDIKKNPYYQSGDLIGKQGVEEQYEEILRGKKGVKYIQKDRFNRDIGPYKEGVYDTLPVKGKDLTITIDSKLQDYAEQLMVNKRGGIVAIEPSTGEILALVTAPNYDPSMLVGRKRSRNYTKLYYDSISKPLFDRGLQGEYPPGSPFKALTALIGLEENVVDTKERFSCHMGYSYGKRGHMGCHSHASPLSMIPGIANSCNAYFANVYRRTIEKYDTPQEGIDRWKKHLSSFGLGNYLGTDLPIGKKGLVPDSDFYNRAYRYPTYKWYATATLSNAIGQGEVLMSPIQLANMMAAIANRGWFYTPHILKEVNGKPIEDSNYTEKKYTTVSPENFEPVIEGLHDVYNYGTANFLKVPGIEICGKTGTAENFTKIDGKKTQLTDHSVFIAFAPKENPKIALAILVENGYWGARYAGRIASLLIEKYLKGEITRTDLEKWVLENSLQDEYAKPVSGEPFKINQ
- the rodA gene encoding rod shape-determining protein RodA; its protein translation is MLRSIANFDWITILIFFVLVGFGWGNIYSASLSDAATGYLDLGQPYGKQLLFIILSVFLIIIMLSIEAKFYEKFSGVIYIIALLSLIGLFVFGKTISGATSWYSFGSFSLQPSEFAKAATALALAKYISDIETNVKNIKHQLKAFVIIALPALIIIPQPDPGSALVYAAFFFPLYREGLSGVYLAVGISAITLFVTTLLIGPLMVSICTATLLILIFLFNRKRKPKLSHYLGLLIISVGLAYSVSYIFNNVFEQRHRDRFNIVLGKEVDSKGIGYNTNQSEIAIGSGSWFGRGWTEGTQTKGNFVPEQHTDYIFSTVGEEWGFLGSTLVVVLFVALLLRIIYLAERQKRQFNRIYGYSVAGILFVHFLVNIGMVTGIFPTVGIPLPFFSYGGSGLWGFTILLFIFIKLDSERLTFWS
- a CDS encoding urocanate hydratase, which encodes MTFKDEILQGIPEHLPAPKHYDATVNHAPKRKKILTAEEEKLALKNALRYFEAKHHKTLLPEFKQELEKYGRIYMYRFRPDYKIYARPIEEYPGESEQAKGLMLMIQNNLDHAVAQHPHELITYGGNGAVFQNWAQYRLVMQYLATMNNEQTLVMYSGHPLGLFPSHKEAPRVVVTNGMMIPNYSQPDDWEKFNALGVTQYGQMTAGSYMYIGPQGIVHGTTITVLNGFRKINKETKGGLFVTSGLGGMSGAQPKAGNIAGCITVCAEVNPKATYTRHSQGWVDEVIDDLNTLSQRVVKAKQNKETVSIAYQGNIVEVWEHFDKENITIDLGSDQTSLHNPWAGGYYPVGLTYEEANNLMANKPEAFKEKVQESLKRQAKAINKHTEKGTYFFDYGNAFLLEASRAGADVMSTEANKEFKYPSYVQDIMGPMCFDYGFGPFRWVCASGKSEDLQKTDAIATKVLEQLMKEAPKEIQQQMQDNITWIKGAQKNKLVVGSQARILYADANGRMKIAEAFNTAINNGEIGPVILGRDHHDVSGTDSPYRETSNIYDGSRFTADMAIHNVIGDSFRGATWVSIHNGGGVGWGEVVNGGFGMLLDGSKEAANRLRSMLFWDVNNGIARRSWARNDEAIFAIKRAMESEPNLKVTLPNLVDDHLLNSL
- a CDS encoding DUF4136 domain-containing protein; the encoded protein is MNSFKLLVLGVFVLVLSSCSSVRVAADYDKDANFDSYNTFAFFKPGIDKAEINDIDKKRILRAIEAELTAKGFAKSENPNMLVSIFTKTKENVNIYNNNLGYGGWYGWGWQPFYWGTGYNTVSSTTEGTLYIDFIDADRKELVWQGMGSAALVTSNNIERKEERIKEIVKEIIERYPPGSFKN